In a genomic window of Mycolicibacterium neoaurum VKM Ac-1815D:
- a CDS encoding undecaprenyl-diphosphate phosphatase, with protein sequence MSWLQVVVLAIVQGLTEFLPVSSSGHLAIVSEAFFGADAGASFTAVVQIGTEVAVLLYFARDIGRIVTAWFGGLRHPDRRTPDYWLGWWVIIGTIPIGIFGFTLQHFIRDDVRNLWVIATALIVFSFVIAAAEYFGKQTRPIEQFTLRDSLLIGSAQALALIPGVSRSGVTISTGLFLGQKREAAARFGFLLAIPAVLGSGLYELSHVFEPGDTGMSATVTQIVLGTVIAFVVGYAAVAWFLKFLVNHSMYWFVGYRITLGVVVMILLGTGVLAAK encoded by the coding sequence GTCCAGGGGCTGACCGAGTTCCTTCCGGTGTCCTCCTCCGGTCATCTCGCGATAGTGTCCGAGGCGTTCTTCGGCGCCGACGCCGGCGCGTCGTTCACCGCCGTGGTGCAGATCGGTACCGAGGTGGCCGTCCTGCTCTATTTCGCGCGCGATATCGGGCGCATCGTGACGGCCTGGTTCGGCGGATTACGACACCCCGACCGGCGGACCCCGGACTACTGGCTGGGCTGGTGGGTCATCATCGGCACCATCCCCATCGGGATCTTCGGTTTCACGCTGCAACATTTCATCCGTGATGACGTCCGCAATCTCTGGGTCATCGCCACCGCGCTGATCGTGTTCTCCTTCGTCATCGCCGCGGCGGAGTACTTCGGGAAACAGACCCGTCCCATCGAACAGTTCACGCTCCGCGACAGTCTGCTCATCGGTTCGGCCCAGGCGCTCGCGTTGATCCCGGGCGTGTCGCGTTCCGGGGTGACGATCAGCACGGGGCTCTTCCTGGGACAGAAGCGCGAGGCCGCGGCGCGGTTCGGTTTCCTGCTGGCCATCCCGGCGGTATTGGGCTCCGGGCTCTACGAACTGAGCCACGTGTTCGAGCCGGGGGACACCGGTATGAGCGCCACCGTCACGCAGATCGTGCTGGGCACCGTCATCGCCTTCGTTGTCGGGTACGCCGCCGTCGCATGGTTCCTGAAGTTCCTGGTCAACCACAGCATGTACTGGTTCGTGGGGTACCGGATCACCCTCGGCGTCGTCGTGATGATCCTGCTGGGCACCGGGGTACTCGCCGCGAAATGA